One Mesotoga sp. UBA6090 DNA segment encodes these proteins:
- the alaS gene encoding alanine--tRNA ligase produces MKYMTGAEIRESYLKFFESKDHKRIQSASLIPNDPQLMFTVAGMVPFKPIFWGKVDSTYKRVTTCQKCVRTNDIENVGRTPRHQTFFEMLGNFSFGDYFKREAIKWAWEFVTEHLALPDERLWVSIYLDDDEAFSIWRDEVGVPEKKIVRLGKADNWWGPAGPSGPCGPDSEIFIDRGHRENCPDPENCSPACDCGRFLEFWNLVFTEFNQDEEGNLSYLERKNIDTGFGLERATSILQNVDSNFDTDLFIPIIRKIEELLGVKYKEKEVSDVSIKVIADHARSIAFMVSDGVLPSNEGRGYVLRRVLRRAVRHSSLLGRDSPFLYRIVETVAEQMGDVYPELKNRLSFTQEIILKEEERFLSTLLNGEKRLKSILADKNELSGSELFILHDTYGFPLELVEEIVSDTGVRLDREGYEREMKLQRQRAREALGDREYLGNIEVYSSIFPTTGNSKFTGYSTLEDRSTIVAILKDGDAVEALQKGETGDVIFEKTPFYPERGGQVTDTGLIETETALARVESVFIPYQEMIVHRISVEEGTVRVKDHARLIVDTDRRKAIMRNHTATHLLHAALRKTIGGHVHQSGSLVLPDRLRFDFSHFQSLSTEELNKVENMVNEEILKAKAVDKAEKSFDEIKGEDVVALFEEKYGDKVRVITIEGFSRELCGGTHVNNTGEIGLFKILSETSVAAGTRRIEAITGTTSLEYFRNLFNRQRTIREVLEVPEDVIIQRLQGILDELRSGGQEIVRLKEKLLSGDALMKDKRLSAKGVNLLIRRVENAPSSALRNGADVLLSKEGGGIVMIFNELEDSVSFVVKVEKKLTDRFRAGEIAKKIAHDLGGGGGGRPDFAQAGGKDVSKLESVIDRIDEYL; encoded by the coding sequence ATGAAATACATGACCGGAGCTGAGATAAGAGAGAGTTATCTCAAGTTTTTTGAATCGAAGGACCACAAAAGAATACAGAGTGCTTCACTTATCCCGAACGATCCACAACTGATGTTCACTGTTGCCGGCATGGTTCCCTTTAAACCAATCTTCTGGGGAAAGGTCGATTCCACGTATAAGAGAGTCACAACTTGTCAAAAGTGTGTGAGAACCAACGACATCGAGAATGTTGGTAGGACGCCCAGGCATCAGACTTTTTTTGAAATGCTTGGAAACTTCTCGTTTGGAGACTATTTCAAGAGAGAAGCAATAAAGTGGGCCTGGGAATTCGTTACGGAGCATTTGGCTCTACCAGATGAGCGCTTATGGGTTTCAATATACTTAGATGACGACGAAGCGTTTTCCATATGGAGAGATGAAGTCGGAGTTCCCGAGAAAAAGATCGTTAGGCTTGGAAAGGCAGATAATTGGTGGGGACCCGCCGGTCCTTCGGGTCCTTGTGGGCCTGATTCAGAGATTTTCATAGACAGGGGTCACCGAGAAAACTGCCCGGATCCCGAAAACTGTAGTCCTGCTTGCGACTGCGGAAGATTCCTTGAATTCTGGAATCTTGTATTTACTGAGTTTAACCAGGATGAGGAAGGAAATCTCTCCTATCTAGAAAGAAAGAATATCGATACGGGGTTCGGGCTTGAACGAGCCACCTCGATTCTTCAGAATGTCGACTCGAACTTCGATACTGATCTGTTCATACCCATAATCAGGAAGATCGAAGAGCTTCTAGGCGTTAAGTACAAGGAGAAGGAAGTCTCCGACGTCTCGATTAAGGTTATTGCAGACCATGCGAGATCAATTGCATTCATGGTTTCCGACGGAGTTTTACCTTCCAATGAGGGCCGGGGGTATGTACTCAGAAGAGTTCTCAGAAGGGCTGTGCGCCACAGTTCACTACTCGGGCGTGATTCACCATTTCTTTACAGAATTGTGGAGACAGTAGCAGAGCAGATGGGGGACGTCTATCCCGAGCTGAAGAACAGGCTTTCATTTACGCAGGAAATCATCCTGAAAGAAGAGGAAAGATTCCTCTCAACGCTATTGAACGGCGAGAAGAGGCTTAAATCAATTCTGGCAGATAAGAATGAACTGTCGGGCTCCGAGTTGTTCATTCTTCACGACACTTACGGATTCCCGCTGGAACTTGTCGAAGAGATCGTTTCAGACACCGGCGTTAGGCTGGACAGAGAAGGGTACGAAAGAGAAATGAAGTTGCAGAGGCAGAGGGCAAGAGAGGCGTTGGGAGACAGGGAGTATCTGGGCAACATCGAAGTCTACTCCAGTATCTTTCCAACAACTGGCAATTCAAAATTCACAGGTTACTCAACACTTGAAGATAGATCGACCATAGTCGCGATTTTGAAGGATGGGGATGCCGTGGAAGCCCTTCAAAAAGGAGAAACGGGAGACGTTATCTTCGAAAAGACTCCCTTCTATCCCGAAAGAGGTGGACAGGTAACAGACACCGGGCTTATTGAGACCGAGACAGCGCTGGCCAGAGTTGAGAGTGTGTTCATTCCTTATCAAGAGATGATAGTCCATAGGATTTCAGTCGAAGAAGGAACCGTGCGGGTGAAGGACCACGCCAGGCTAATCGTAGATACAGACCGAAGAAAAGCGATAATGAGAAATCACACCGCAACTCATTTGCTGCACGCCGCTCTCAGAAAAACTATTGGTGGCCATGTTCACCAGTCTGGATCACTGGTTCTACCTGACAGACTGCGCTTCGATTTCTCACACTTCCAGTCTTTATCAACAGAAGAGCTAAATAAAGTAGAGAACATGGTTAACGAAGAGATTCTCAAAGCAAAAGCAGTCGATAAGGCAGAAAAGAGCTTTGATGAAATCAAGGGTGAAGACGTAGTGGCCCTCTTTGAAGAAAAATACGGCGACAAGGTTCGAGTAATCACTATAGAAGGATTCAGCAGAGAGCTGTGCGGAGGAACTCATGTAAACAACACCGGAGAGATCGGTCTCTTCAAGATTCTCTCGGAGACCTCCGTAGCAGCCGGAACCAGAAGAATTGAGGCAATTACGGGAACCACTTCGCTTGAATATTTTCGCAATCTCTTCAACAGACAGAGGACGATCAGAGAAGTACTTGAAGTTCCTGAGGATGTAATAATTCAGCGGCTTCAGGGTATACTCGACGAACTTAGGTCCGGCGGACAGGAGATTGTCAGATTAAAGGAGAAGCTACTTTCGGGCGATGCTCTAATGAAAGATAAGAGATTGTCAGCCAAAGGTGTCAATTTGCTTATCAGAAGAGTCGAAAACGCACCGTCCAGTGCATTGAGAAACGGTGCAGATGTTCTCCTCAGCAAGGAAGGTGGCGGCATAGTGATGATCTTCAATGAACTGGAAGATTCTGTTTCTTTCGTCGTGAAGGTCGAGAAGAAACTTACTGACAGGTTTAGGGCAGGAGAAATCGCAAAGAAGATAGCCCACGACCTGGGAGGGGGCGGCGGCGGCAGGCCAGACTTCGCCCAGGCAGGTGGAAAGGATGTTTCTAAATTGGAAAGCGTCATAGACAGGATCGATGAATACCTATAA
- a CDS encoding Mini-ribonuclease 3, whose product MGSLFAVSVAPDDLSLDSLAFVGDAVYTLYFRLKTLPQAHRRAGYQHNIVKDYVSAPGQKKALEEVEGLLDEEEREIVRRGYNSIGSKKHGDDEDYRMATALEVLIGHLFLEGRVNRIKDLLERVI is encoded by the coding sequence TTGGGCAGTCTTTTTGCTGTCTCAGTTGCCCCCGACGATCTTTCCCTTGACAGTCTTGCTTTTGTGGGAGATGCAGTGTACACCCTTTATTTCAGACTGAAGACTCTCCCGCAAGCACATCGGAGGGCCGGTTATCAGCACAATATTGTGAAAGACTACGTCAGCGCTCCCGGTCAGAAAAAGGCTCTTGAAGAGGTCGAAGGACTTCTCGACGAAGAGGAGAGGGAGATAGTCAGACGGGGTTACAATTCAATAGGTTCGAAGAAACATGGGGACGACGAGGATTATAGAATGGCTACCGCTCTCGAGGTTCTTATTGGTCATCTATTCCTTGAAGGAAGAGTCAACAGGATAAAAGATCTGCTCGAAAGGGTGATTTGA
- the rlmB gene encoding 23S rRNA (guanosine(2251)-2'-O)-methyltransferase RlmB: protein MYLHGRNVLKELLGIDSSRLRIKRILFTNQRNVDTQLLELAKEAKAKGFRIEETSPEKLAGLCREKKHQGVVIDLKEFSYVNSEKILDNLERQSTATIVLLDQIQDPHNLGAIIRTSVAAGADAIAITSSNSAEITPAVVKVSAGLAFSIPVIKIVNMAQFEKSLKERGYWIYASDMNGTPYYENEYSEKSAIIFGNEGKGVRRLVKGRSDVLISIPMERTVDSLNVAAAAAIILFDRRRQLAVRGA from the coding sequence ATGTATCTCCATGGCAGAAATGTACTGAAAGAACTGCTTGGAATCGACTCATCGCGACTGAGAATCAAACGAATACTCTTTACCAATCAGAGGAATGTCGATACTCAGTTGCTCGAGCTTGCCAAAGAAGCGAAAGCTAAGGGGTTTAGAATAGAAGAGACGTCCCCGGAAAAACTCGCAGGTCTCTGCCGAGAAAAGAAGCATCAGGGAGTGGTAATTGATCTCAAGGAGTTCTCATACGTGAACTCCGAAAAAATCCTTGATAATCTTGAAAGGCAGAGCACAGCAACCATTGTGCTTTTAGACCAGATCCAGGACCCCCATAATCTTGGAGCGATTATCAGGACGTCGGTTGCAGCCGGTGCCGATGCCATCGCAATCACTTCGAGCAACTCTGCAGAAATTACTCCGGCAGTCGTAAAGGTCTCTGCAGGACTTGCCTTCAGTATCCCAGTAATCAAGATAGTTAATATGGCGCAATTTGAGAAATCTCTCAAAGAAAGAGGTTATTGGATATACGCTTCAGATATGAACGGAACTCCTTATTACGAAAACGAATATTCTGAAAAATCGGCAATAATATTTGGAAATGAGGGAAAAGGAGTCAGGCGGTTGGTGAAAGGGAGAAGCGACGTTCTCATTTCGATTCCCATGGAGAGAACGGTAGATTCGCTGAATGTCGCTGCCGCTGCGGCGATCATCTTATTCGACAGACGGCGCCAGCTCGCCGTAAGAGGAGCGTGA
- the mutL gene encoding DNA mismatch repair endonuclease MutL yields the protein MRIRELSSEVVRKIAAGEVVTGCFSVVKELVENSIDAGATAIEIEIKSGGKEYIMVKDNGRGMTKEEASVAIMPHTTSKIISIDDLDTLLTFGFRGEALSTIASVSRMRLSTISDNEELGVVLDIAGGDITGEKPLSGSNGTAVEVFDLLYNTPARRKFLKSASIEGRMVTEMVQRFILAFDGIDFTYSRDSQVIYDTRGLESVEARAALIYPGLSEKDLIPVSESSAEIKIRGFVTLPNRTRKNRMGENIFVNGRYVRQFELNFALERGYGETLQKGNFPFAVLFIDIDPQQVDVNIHPQKLEVKFASTASVLDKVKRAVRSAIKGAGHFTINVVHSEDNTTGSSEERKDISEIYQDHGLSDHGFKHSWRNQKVFDNSASDTYTQSRFDRHLFRSFNPAEKRESSPNKEKSGVAKASFIGVFGERYLIAESEDGLLLVDQHAAHERIIFEALKESKRISPQNLLMPLELNLERSKMDMVIAREETLKKLGFTFNFDNDKIIMVSIPQVMRTEGAIDTLEEILDEMRLEGLETPERVFDNLLASIACKAAIRTGDRLDIGQAEALFEELKKKNLLVCPHGRPISMVIRLEDLDRYFSR from the coding sequence ATGAGAATACGTGAACTGTCGTCCGAGGTTGTCAGGAAGATTGCCGCAGGTGAAGTCGTAACGGGGTGCTTTTCCGTAGTGAAAGAACTTGTAGAAAACAGTATAGATGCCGGTGCAACAGCTATAGAGATTGAGATCAAATCGGGCGGGAAAGAATACATAATGGTTAAAGACAACGGAAGAGGGATGACCAAAGAAGAAGCAAGTGTTGCTATTATGCCTCATACTACCAGTAAGATTATCTCCATAGATGATCTTGATACTCTCCTTACATTCGGCTTCCGGGGAGAGGCCCTCTCAACGATAGCCTCAGTGTCGCGCATGAGGCTGTCAACCATCTCAGATAACGAGGAGCTTGGGGTGGTTCTCGACATTGCCGGTGGGGATATCACAGGAGAGAAACCTCTAAGCGGTTCGAATGGAACTGCGGTCGAAGTCTTCGATCTTCTCTATAACACGCCCGCCAGAAGGAAGTTCTTGAAATCTGCCTCAATTGAAGGCCGCATGGTAACTGAGATGGTTCAGAGATTCATTCTCGCATTCGATGGGATCGATTTCACTTATTCTCGGGATTCTCAAGTAATCTACGATACAAGGGGCCTTGAATCGGTCGAGGCCAGAGCCGCCCTGATCTATCCAGGGCTTTCCGAAAAAGACTTGATACCAGTTTCGGAAAGCTCAGCAGAAATAAAGATACGGGGTTTTGTTACACTCCCAAATCGCACAAGAAAGAATAGAATGGGCGAAAACATCTTCGTGAACGGCAGATATGTGCGACAATTTGAACTAAACTTTGCTCTCGAGAGGGGTTACGGAGAAACTCTTCAAAAGGGGAATTTTCCTTTTGCCGTTCTTTTCATTGATATTGATCCTCAGCAAGTCGATGTTAACATCCATCCTCAGAAACTCGAAGTTAAGTTTGCCTCTACTGCATCCGTTCTGGATAAAGTAAAGAGAGCTGTGCGGTCGGCCATTAAAGGTGCCGGTCATTTCACTATCAATGTAGTCCATAGCGAAGATAACACTACCGGAAGTTCGGAGGAACGGAAAGATATCTCAGAGATTTATCAGGATCACGGATTAAGTGATCACGGCTTCAAACACTCCTGGAGGAACCAAAAAGTCTTCGATAACAGTGCTAGCGACACCTATACGCAGTCCAGATTCGATCGTCACCTTTTCAGATCATTTAATCCTGCCGAAAAGCGTGAAAGTTCACCAAACAAGGAAAAAAGTGGAGTAGCAAAAGCAAGCTTTATTGGTGTTTTCGGAGAACGGTATTTGATTGCGGAATCCGAGGACGGTCTCTTGTTGGTCGATCAGCATGCAGCTCACGAGCGGATCATTTTCGAGGCTCTCAAAGAAAGCAAGAGAATCTCCCCGCAGAATCTTCTCATGCCTCTTGAGCTGAATCTCGAGAGGTCCAAAATGGATATGGTTATCGCAAGAGAGGAGACGTTGAAGAAACTTGGGTTCACTTTCAATTTCGACAATGATAAAATCATAATGGTATCTATCCCTCAAGTCATGAGAACGGAGGGTGCAATAGATACACTCGAGGAAATTCTCGACGAGATGAGGTTGGAGGGTCTTGAAACTCCTGAGAGGGTTTTCGATAATCTGTTGGCCTCTATAGCATGCAAAGCGGCAATAAGGACTGGAGACAGACTTGACATAGGGCAGGCTGAAGCTCTCTTTGAAGAGTTGAAGAAGAAGAATCTTCTTGTATGCCCCCATGGAAGACCGATATCCATGGTAATAAGGCTGGAGGATCTGGATAGATACTTCTCCAGATAG
- a CDS encoding ABC transporter substrate-binding protein codes for MSFLKRFLAVCFVMLFFVLSLAFEIVDDLGRLVTINEPPKRVVVASPAITKYLEVLDLSSRIVGVTDWDPFALSNEVEKIGNLVPLNLEKILSLDPDLVMISGGFQEAEVAKLEKIGISTFVMNPNSFEDIYRNLMVVGNLFGIPDKGRITAMNFRDEVLEIAKDSYNVPQNEKPKVVYVMIAGEVSDIWTCGTGSFVNQAIAYAGGANVGAPYSGNNGWFPVSPEFVLNSQPDVILVPYYYEGGQEEAVKMITSYKPFADLPAVKNSRVYPLYDGLTAYANPDFVDLVKTLKELFY; via the coding sequence GTGAGTTTTTTGAAAAGGTTTTTGGCAGTCTGTTTTGTGATGCTATTCTTTGTTCTATCACTGGCATTTGAAATCGTGGATGATCTTGGAAGACTCGTAACGATCAATGAACCTCCCAAAAGAGTGGTTGTCGCTTCTCCCGCTATAACGAAGTATCTTGAGGTTCTTGATCTTTCATCCAGAATCGTAGGAGTAACCGACTGGGATCCATTTGCGCTTTCGAACGAAGTAGAAAAGATCGGCAATCTCGTTCCTCTCAACCTTGAGAAGATACTCTCTCTTGATCCTGATCTGGTAATGATCTCTGGTGGCTTTCAAGAGGCGGAAGTTGCCAAGCTCGAGAAGATCGGGATCTCTACCTTCGTCATGAATCCGAACTCTTTCGAGGATATCTACAGGAACCTCATGGTTGTTGGCAATTTGTTCGGCATACCTGATAAAGGACGGATAACGGCGATGAACTTCAGAGATGAGGTTCTTGAAATCGCAAAAGACTCCTATAATGTTCCACAGAATGAGAAGCCCAAAGTTGTATACGTTATGATAGCCGGCGAGGTAAGCGATATCTGGACTTGCGGAACGGGATCTTTCGTGAACCAGGCGATCGCATATGCCGGTGGGGCAAACGTCGGAGCACCTTACAGCGGAAATAACGGATGGTTTCCCGTCAGCCCTGAATTCGTTCTGAACTCCCAGCCGGACGTAATTCTTGTACCCTATTATTATGAAGGTGGGCAGGAAGAGGCGGTAAAAATGATAACTTCTTACAAACCATTTGCAGATCTTCCGGCTGTGAAGAATAGTCGTGTCTACCCTCTTTATGACGGCTTAACTGCATATGCAAACCCTGATTTCGTGGATCTCGTTAAGACATTGAAGGAGCTCTTCTATTGA
- a CDS encoding FecCD family ABC transporter permease produces MKRVALFAFFSTASVLGMLWLSSFGTVNYSLTEIFGIFFGDSSGPASSIYVNLRLPRLLVAFLIGSGLAVGGNGLQLTLKNPLADPYIIGISAGASFGAVLSLFLRDVGRISLNMDLLAFVFALFSSFLTYAISRRGGRIPITTLVLSGVIVSFLFNAAVTFLVVFAWRNVITLHFWSLGSLSGVTWDDFLKLLPVIVLQYALFTTIRRRMIIMAAGEEHAMTVGVHPERIKFLVFFTVSIVSAVAVSTAGLIGFVGLVIPHMVRLAFGTDSKLNLPATAMFGGVFLVVCDTIARTLFQPTELPIGAVTALVGAPVFIYLLRSREVANDG; encoded by the coding sequence TTGAAACGTGTTGCACTTTTCGCGTTTTTTTCCACAGCATCCGTACTTGGGATGCTGTGGCTCTCAAGTTTCGGAACAGTCAATTATTCCTTGACTGAGATCTTCGGCATATTTTTTGGAGATTCTTCGGGGCCAGCTTCCAGTATCTACGTGAATCTCAGACTACCGAGGTTATTGGTAGCTTTCCTGATCGGCTCAGGGTTGGCGGTAGGTGGAAACGGGCTTCAATTGACTCTGAAGAATCCCCTGGCAGACCCATATATTATCGGCATATCGGCAGGGGCCTCCTTTGGAGCTGTGTTGTCTTTGTTCTTGAGAGATGTCGGAAGAATATCGTTGAACATGGACCTCCTTGCTTTCGTCTTTGCCTTGTTCTCTTCCTTCCTAACCTATGCGATCTCCCGCAGAGGTGGGAGAATCCCTATAACAACACTTGTTCTTTCCGGAGTAATAGTCTCCTTTCTTTTCAACGCGGCGGTGACTTTTCTTGTCGTATTTGCCTGGCGAAATGTAATTACCTTGCATTTCTGGTCTCTCGGTTCTCTGTCGGGTGTCACCTGGGATGATTTTTTGAAACTGCTTCCGGTAATTGTTCTCCAGTACGCTTTGTTCACGACAATTCGCCGAAGAATGATAATAATGGCAGCCGGAGAAGAACACGCCATGACAGTCGGAGTTCACCCGGAGCGCATAAAGTTCCTGGTATTCTTCACCGTATCAATCGTTTCGGCAGTTGCAGTCTCGACGGCTGGTTTGATAGGGTTTGTGGGACTTGTTATACCCCACATGGTTAGGCTTGCCTTTGGCACAGACAGCAAACTGAACCTACCCGCAACTGCAATGTTCGGCGGAGTTTTTCTGGTGGTCTGCGATACCATAGCGAGAACGCTCTTTCAACCCACGGAACTCCCAATCGGTGCAGTGACTGCCCTGGTAGGCGCTCCCGTCTTCATATATCTTCTAAGAAGCAGGGAAGTGGCCAATGATGGTTGA
- a CDS encoding ABC transporter ATP-binding protein yields the protein MMVDPIQVRDLHFSYGKEEVLSGIDLELRHGEVLGILGPNGSGKSTLMGVICGIRKNWSGLVKIMGEDLQGLSTKKLARIVSYIPQSFEPSFDLKVETIVSFGRNPHLRGLGNMTNEDYRIIEESMTLTEVYEFKDRPFSTLSGGEKQRVIIAKALAQEGKILLMDEFTTHLDPGHARRVGKIATDLVRAKGLSAVAIFHDINQAVEISDRLLFINNGRVLASGKVRDVVTPEIIWQVYGLKSKIMENPISGLPLVVFYD from the coding sequence ATGATGGTTGATCCAATACAGGTCAGAGATCTGCACTTCAGTTATGGAAAGGAAGAGGTTCTGAGTGGAATCGATCTGGAACTAAGGCACGGTGAAGTGCTTGGAATACTGGGACCAAACGGAAGCGGAAAATCTACTCTGATGGGTGTTATCTGTGGAATTAGAAAGAACTGGAGCGGACTTGTGAAAATCATGGGAGAAGACCTTCAAGGCCTCTCAACAAAAAAACTGGCAAGAATAGTATCCTACATACCACAGAGCTTCGAACCATCATTCGATCTGAAAGTTGAGACTATTGTCTCGTTTGGAAGAAATCCACATCTGAGGGGACTGGGAAACATGACAAATGAAGATTACAGGATAATTGAGGAATCGATGACGCTTACGGAAGTATACGAATTCAAGGATCGTCCCTTCAGTACCCTCAGCGGGGGTGAGAAACAGCGTGTAATAATTGCAAAGGCTCTTGCCCAGGAAGGGAAGATACTTCTTATGGACGAGTTCACAACTCATCTAGACCCGGGACATGCTAGAAGAGTTGGAAAAATCGCGACCGATCTCGTCCGCGCAAAAGGGCTAAGTGCAGTAGCAATCTTTCACGACATAAATCAGGCGGTAGAGATTTCAGACAGGCTTCTATTCATCAATAACGGAAGAGTACTTGCTTCAGGCAAGGTCCGGGATGTCGTTACTCCGGAAATCATTTGGCAGGTTTACGGCCTCAAATCAAAAATCATGGAAAATCCGATCAGCGGGCTACCACTGGTAGTGTTCTACGATTGA
- a CDS encoding YbaK/EbsC family protein, whose protein sequence is MIPEKVLAILKANDLGFYEFPEGTTPTATTAAQMLKVKVGQIAKSILFTCKSGRAYLVVCPGDRKVSPSKLKKIAGEKPRLADETQTLRVTGFSPGGVCPYGLSGVKIIVDQSLQQYDTVFPAAGTSGSAVETNFEELVRITGAEAADVSNPMSQS, encoded by the coding sequence ATGATCCCAGAAAAGGTGCTGGCTATACTTAAGGCCAACGACCTGGGGTTCTACGAGTTTCCCGAAGGGACGACACCCACGGCCACAACGGCTGCGCAGATGTTGAAAGTGAAAGTCGGTCAAATAGCGAAGTCAATCCTCTTCACTTGCAAAAGTGGAAGAGCTTATCTTGTGGTCTGCCCCGGTGATAGGAAAGTTTCACCCTCGAAGCTCAAGAAGATAGCCGGCGAGAAACCTCGCCTGGCTGATGAGACCCAAACGCTTAGAGTGACAGGTTTCTCGCCAGGTGGCGTTTGCCCCTATGGACTTTCAGGAGTCAAGATCATTGTCGATCAGTCTCTTCAACAGTATGACACTGTTTTTCCTGCTGCGGGGACTTCCGGTTCCGCCGTTGAGACTAATTTCGAAGAGCTTGTAAGGATCACTGGTGCCGAAGCAGCCGATGTCAGCAATCCCATGTCTCAATCGTAG
- a CDS encoding serine hydrolase domain-containing protein, with amino-acid sequence MFRRQAIVVLFVMSLSLLLFANPIDEVMNKTIAFEGFWGAVLVSRGEAILHASGYGMADIERNIPNTPEKKFRIASITKQFTSAAVLKLLEEGTISLSDSVAKFIPEFPNGERILIHQMLNHSSGIPTMINTEQLLEEVEKFGEGRSLQEAEIAFISSLPLRFEPGNSFLYSNSAYFLLSVIVERASGRRYDEYLRTNFFEPLGMNNTGYDYNEYDSGWGLPYYSDSYVIDLSRVRPADWVDRRLPGGAGGLYSTVYDLYLWDRALSSGKVLSESSLRLMQSPSNELFEAGYGVFIGNELIDGEYRRVVYHDGDTKGTSTRINRYVDDDIFVVVLSNIEGRDFTALAYELAKAVIVNGMGTD; translated from the coding sequence TTGTTCAGAAGACAGGCTATTGTCGTATTGTTCGTCATGTCTCTTTCTCTTCTTCTATTTGCCAATCCCATCGATGAAGTTATGAATAAGACTATTGCGTTTGAAGGCTTCTGGGGAGCCGTTCTTGTCTCAAGAGGAGAAGCGATCTTGCACGCGTCAGGATACGGAATGGCTGATATTGAAAGGAATATTCCAAACACTCCTGAAAAGAAGTTCAGAATCGCATCGATCACCAAGCAGTTTACCTCTGCTGCAGTTCTTAAGCTATTGGAAGAAGGGACAATATCTCTTTCAGATTCTGTTGCGAAATTCATTCCTGAATTCCCCAACGGAGAGAGAATCCTTATCCATCAGATGCTTAATCACTCTTCGGGGATTCCAACGATGATAAATACCGAACAACTTCTCGAAGAAGTGGAGAAGTTCGGTGAGGGCAGGAGCCTTCAGGAGGCAGAAATAGCTTTCATATCATCACTGCCTCTGAGATTTGAGCCTGGGAATAGCTTTCTATACAGCAACAGCGCTTATTTCCTTCTCAGTGTCATCGTAGAAAGGGCAAGCGGGAGGCGCTATGATGAATATCTGAGAACGAACTTCTTCGAACCACTGGGAATGAATAATACCGGTTACGATTACAATGAATATGATAGCGGATGGGGTCTTCCTTACTACTCTGATTCCTATGTTATAGATCTCTCACGCGTAAGACCTGCTGACTGGGTCGATAGAAGGCTTCCAGGCGGAGCCGGGGGGTTATATTCCACTGTGTATGATCTGTATCTGTGGGACAGAGCGCTTTCCTCCGGTAAAGTGCTTTCAGAAAGCTCTTTAAGACTAATGCAGAGTCCGTCAAACGAACTCTTCGAGGCAGGCTATGGAGTCTTTATCGGTAACGAGCTTATAGATGGAGAGTATAGAAGAGTTGTATATCACGATGGAGACACGAAGGGTACCTCAACTAGAATAAATCGGTACGTCGACGACGACATTTTCGTGGTGGTGCTGAGCAACATCGAGGGAAGAGACTTCACCGCACTCGCGTACGAACTGGCGAAAGCCGTGATAGTGAACGGTATGGGAACGGATTGA